One genomic segment of Hymenobacter psoromatis includes these proteins:
- the rpoB gene encoding DNA-directed RNA polymerase subunit beta, producing MTGASERINFAKIKKVIEYPDFLDVQVQSFQEFFQLETAAANRTNEGLFKVFAENFPISDSRENFVLNFIDYHVDPPKYTVDECIDRGLTYAVPLKAKLQLICNDKDNEDFQTIEQEVFLGNIPYMTEKGSFVINGAERVIVSQLHRSPGVFFAQSKHTNGTKLYSARIIPFKGSWIEFATDVNNVMYAYIDRKKKFPVTTLLRAIGYGTDKDILDLFGLSEEVKADKKNLKKAVGRKLAARVLRTWTEDFVDEDTGEVVSIDRNEVLLERDSTINEEDIDTIVEAGAKSVILHRENVNIADFAIIYNTLQKDNSNSEKEAVEQIYRQLRNTEAPDEETARDIIQKLFFSDKRYDLGEVGRYRINKKLQIGMEQQSRVLTNEDIVLIVKYLIGLINSKAIVDDIDHLSNRRVRTVGEQLYAQFGVGLARMARTIKERMNVRDNEDFKPVDLINARTLSSVINSFFGTNQLSQFMDQTNPLAEVTHKRRVSALGPGGLSRERAGFEVRDVHYTHYGRLCTIETPEGPNIGLISSLCVHARVNSMGFIETPYRTVVSGKVDMSPNVKFLTAEEEDTHHIAQANSLLSNEGKMTQDLVKGRFEGDFPVVAPDEYTYMDVAPNQIVSVAASLIPFLEHDDANRALMGSNMQRQAVPLLRPEAPIVGTGLEGRTAIDSRSLIIAEGEGVVDSVDANRIIIKYDLSEDDMAVSFDAERKTYSLIKFRRTNQDTCLNLTPLVKNGERVKKGQVLCEGYGTNRGELALGRNMQVAFMPWQGYNFEDAIVISERVVRDDIFTSIHIEEFELEVRETKRGEEELTSEIPNVSEEAVRNLDDNGIIRLGAEVREGDILIGKITPKGETDPTPEEKLLRAIFGDKAGDVKDASLKAPPSLQGVVIGTKLFSRPKKDKNLRAKSKKEVEDLKEGYARELRGVKAIMIDKLVALLEGKTSQGIKHRFGDDVLSKGVKFNRKNISEALFPDKNAYRDESNYAVPEEVNLFKDLQLDHWTADNRVNEMLQQLIKNYAKRRNTITARFKRERFTLEVGDELPAGIVQLAKVYIAKKRKLKVGDKMAGRHGNKGVVARIVRDEDMPFLPDGTPMDIVLNPLGVPSRMNIGQIYETVLGWAGLKMGRTYATPIFDGATEDEVAKELTAAGLPDWGRAYLYDGLSGDRFDQAITVGVIYMLKLGHLVDDKMHARSIGPYSLITQQPLGGKAQFGGQRFGEMEVWALEAFGASNVLQEILTVKSDDVVGRAKAYEAIVKGDVLPKPNIPESFNVLIHELRGLALEISLD from the coding sequence TTGACCGGCGCCAGTGAGCGAATCAACTTCGCCAAGATTAAGAAAGTTATTGAGTATCCGGACTTCCTGGACGTGCAGGTGCAGTCGTTCCAGGAATTCTTTCAGCTCGAAACCGCCGCCGCGAACCGGACGAACGAAGGCTTGTTCAAGGTTTTTGCTGAGAACTTCCCTATTTCGGACTCGCGTGAGAACTTCGTGCTGAATTTTATTGACTATCACGTTGACCCGCCGAAATACACGGTGGATGAGTGCATTGACCGCGGCCTGACCTACGCCGTGCCGCTGAAGGCGAAGCTGCAACTCATCTGCAACGACAAGGACAACGAAGACTTTCAAACGATTGAGCAGGAAGTTTTCCTGGGCAATATTCCGTACATGACTGAAAAAGGCTCGTTTGTAATTAACGGCGCGGAGCGCGTTATCGTATCGCAGCTGCACCGTTCGCCGGGAGTGTTTTTCGCCCAAAGCAAGCACACGAACGGTACTAAGCTGTATTCGGCCCGTATTATTCCGTTCAAAGGCTCGTGGATTGAATTTGCCACGGACGTGAACAACGTGATGTACGCTTACATTGACCGTAAGAAGAAATTCCCGGTTACTACCCTGCTACGCGCCATCGGTTATGGCACGGACAAAGACATTCTGGATTTGTTCGGGCTGAGCGAGGAAGTAAAAGCTGACAAAAAGAACCTCAAGAAAGCTGTTGGTCGCAAGCTAGCCGCCCGTGTGCTACGCACTTGGACGGAAGACTTCGTGGACGAGGACACCGGCGAAGTGGTCTCCATTGACCGTAACGAGGTATTGCTAGAGCGCGACTCAACCATCAACGAAGAGGATATTGATACTATAGTGGAAGCCGGCGCGAAGTCGGTTATTCTGCACCGGGAAAATGTGAACATCGCTGACTTCGCGATTATTTACAATACCCTCCAGAAGGACAACTCCAACTCGGAGAAAGAGGCCGTGGAGCAAATATACCGGCAGCTTCGCAACACGGAAGCCCCTGACGAAGAGACCGCACGCGACATTATCCAAAAGCTATTCTTCTCCGACAAGCGCTATGACCTCGGGGAGGTAGGGCGCTATCGGATTAATAAGAAGCTGCAAATTGGCATGGAGCAGCAGTCGCGGGTGCTGACTAATGAGGACATTGTACTCATTGTGAAGTACCTGATTGGCTTGATTAATTCTAAAGCTATTGTAGACGATATTGACCACTTGAGCAACCGCCGGGTGCGTACCGTGGGCGAGCAGCTTTACGCGCAGTTTGGCGTGGGCTTGGCTCGCATGGCACGTACTATCAAGGAGCGCATGAACGTGCGCGACAATGAGGACTTCAAGCCGGTGGATTTGATTAACGCCCGCACCTTGTCGAGCGTAATTAACTCGTTCTTCGGCACCAACCAGCTGTCGCAGTTCATGGACCAGACCAACCCGCTGGCCGAAGTGACGCACAAGCGTCGCGTATCGGCGCTTGGGCCGGGAGGTTTGAGTCGCGAGCGAGCAGGCTTTGAGGTGCGTGACGTGCACTATACGCACTACGGCCGCCTTTGCACCATCGAGACGCCGGAAGGCCCGAACATCGGCCTGATTTCGTCGCTCTGCGTGCACGCCCGCGTGAACTCGATGGGCTTCATCGAAACGCCCTACCGTACGGTAGTAAGCGGGAAGGTGGACATGAGCCCGAACGTCAAGTTTCTGACGGCCGAGGAAGAAGATACGCACCACATTGCGCAGGCCAACTCGCTGCTGAGCAACGAGGGTAAGATGACGCAGGACTTGGTTAAAGGTCGTTTTGAGGGTGACTTCCCGGTGGTAGCACCGGATGAGTACACCTATATGGACGTAGCCCCGAACCAAATTGTATCGGTGGCCGCTTCGCTGATTCCGTTCTTGGAGCACGACGATGCCAACCGTGCCCTCATGGGCTCGAACATGCAGCGCCAGGCAGTGCCACTATTGCGTCCCGAAGCTCCTATTGTGGGTACGGGCTTGGAAGGCCGTACGGCCATTGATTCACGTTCGCTCATCATCGCTGAAGGCGAGGGGGTAGTGGATTCAGTAGATGCTAACCGCATTATTATTAAGTACGACCTGTCGGAAGACGATATGGCCGTTAGCTTTGACGCGGAGCGTAAAACGTACAGTCTCATCAAGTTCCGTCGTACCAACCAAGATACCTGCCTCAATCTCACCCCGTTGGTCAAGAACGGCGAGCGCGTGAAGAAGGGCCAGGTTCTCTGTGAGGGCTACGGTACCAACCGGGGTGAACTGGCGCTGGGCCGCAATATGCAGGTAGCTTTCATGCCGTGGCAGGGCTATAATTTCGAGGATGCCATCGTCATCTCGGAGCGCGTGGTGCGCGACGACATCTTCACCTCGATTCACATTGAAGAGTTTGAACTGGAAGTGCGAGAGACCAAGCGCGGCGAGGAAGAGTTAACGTCGGAGATTCCAAACGTAAGCGAAGAAGCCGTACGTAACCTCGACGATAACGGCATCATCCGCCTCGGCGCGGAGGTGCGGGAAGGCGATATTCTCATCGGTAAGATTACGCCCAAGGGCGAAACTGACCCGACCCCGGAGGAGAAATTGCTTCGTGCCATCTTCGGCGACAAGGCCGGCGATGTAAAGGACGCTTCGCTTAAAGCGCCGCCCTCGCTGCAAGGCGTGGTAATTGGTACCAAGCTGTTCTCGCGCCCGAAAAAGGACAAGAACTTGCGGGCCAAGTCGAAGAAAGAAGTTGAAGACCTCAAGGAAGGCTACGCCCGCGAATTGCGCGGTGTGAAAGCCATCATGATTGATAAGCTGGTAGCGCTGCTGGAAGGCAAAACGAGTCAGGGTATCAAGCATCGGTTTGGGGATGACGTGCTTTCGAAAGGTGTAAAGTTTAACCGGAAGAACATCAGCGAAGCGCTGTTCCCCGACAAGAACGCTTACCGCGACGAGAGCAACTACGCCGTGCCGGAAGAAGTTAACCTCTTTAAGGACTTGCAACTCGACCATTGGACGGCTGATAATCGCGTGAACGAGATGCTGCAACAGCTCATCAAGAATTACGCGAAGCGCCGCAATACCATCACAGCCCGCTTCAAACGCGAACGCTTCACCTTGGAAGTGGGCGACGAGTTACCCGCCGGCATCGTGCAACTGGCTAAAGTCTACATTGCCAAGAAGCGCAAGTTGAAGGTGGGAGACAAGATGGCCGGTCGCCACGGTAACAAAGGGGTAGTAGCCCGCATCGTGCGCGATGAGGACATGCCCTTTCTACCCGACGGCACGCCGATGGACATCGTGCTGAACCCACTGGGTGTACCAAGCCGGATGAACATTGGTCAGATTTACGAAACGGTGCTCGGCTGGGCCGGTCTGAAAATGGGTCGCACCTACGCTACCCCTATTTTCGACGGCGCTACCGAGGACGAAGTAGCTAAGGAACTGACTGCGGCTGGCTTGCCCGACTGGGGTAGGGCCTACCTGTACGATGGCTTAAGCGGCGACCGTTTCGACCAGGCGATAACCGTGGGCGTGATTTACATGCTCAAGCTCGGTCACTTAGTGGACGATAAGATGCATGCCCGCTCCATCGGGCCGTACTCGCTCATCACGCAGCAGCCGCTGGGGGGTAAGGCGCAGTTCGGTGGCCAGCGCTTCGGCGAGATGGAGGTGTGGGCGCTGGAAGCCTTCGGTGCTTCCAACGTACTGCAGGAAATACTGACCGTGAAATCTGACGACGTGGTAGGTCGGGCCAAAGCGTATGAAGCCATCGTGAAAGGTGATGTGCTGCCCAAGCCCAATATTCCCGAGTCGTTCAACGTGCTTATCCACGAATTGCGTGGTTTAGCACTAGAGATTTCGCTGGATTAA
- the rplL gene encoding 50S ribosomal protein L7/L12 codes for MADLKAFAEQLVSLTVKEVNELAGILKDEYGIEPAAAAPVMMQGGGGAAAAEAPEEKTSFDVILKAAGGAKLAVVKLVKDLTGLGLKEAKELVDGAPKPVKEGVTKDEAEALKKQLEEAGAEVEVK; via the coding sequence ATGGCAGATTTGAAAGCCTTCGCTGAGCAGCTCGTTAGCCTCACCGTTAAAGAAGTAAATGAACTTGCTGGTATCCTGAAGGATGAGTACGGCATTGAGCCGGCCGCAGCCGCTCCGGTAATGATGCAAGGTGGCGGCGGTGCCGCAGCCGCTGAAGCTCCCGAGGAGAAGACATCGTTCGATGTAATCCTGAAAGCAGCCGGTGGCGCTAAGCTGGCGGTCGTGAAACTAGTAAAAGACCTGACTGGCCTGGGCCTGAAAGAGGCTAAGGAACTGGTTGACGGTGCCCCTAAGCCCGTAAAAGAGGGTGTTACTAAGGACGAGGCTGAGGCCCTGAAAAAGCAGCTCGAAGAGGCTGGCGCTGAAGTAGAAGTTAAGTAG
- the rplJ gene encoding 50S ribosomal protein L10 — protein sequence MNREEKQALVDELSEKFQSHNAFYIADASGMSVAKINEFRRLCYNRGLEFKVYKNSFIRKALDTLGGDTVEMDEALRGQSGVLFSKESGSAPAKLLKDFYKSQAYGRNVKPKPVLKGAYVDASIYTGADQLDTLSTIKGKQELIGEIIGLLQSPAKNVISALSSGGSKLAGILKTLSEKEENAG from the coding sequence ATGAATCGGGAAGAAAAGCAAGCCCTCGTGGATGAGTTGAGCGAGAAGTTTCAGTCGCACAACGCATTCTATATCGCCGATGCCTCCGGGATGTCGGTAGCGAAAATCAACGAATTCCGTCGCCTCTGCTATAACCGCGGCCTGGAGTTCAAGGTCTACAAGAACTCGTTCATCCGCAAAGCCCTAGATACCCTTGGTGGCGATACGGTGGAGATGGATGAGGCGCTGAGAGGCCAATCGGGTGTTCTGTTCTCGAAAGAGAGTGGTTCGGCTCCGGCCAAACTGCTGAAAGACTTCTACAAGTCGCAGGCCTACGGCCGGAATGTCAAGCCGAAGCCCGTTCTGAAGGGCGCTTACGTGGATGCCAGCATCTACACTGGCGCGGACCAGCTGGACACGCTCAGCACGATTAAAGGCAAGCAGGAGCTTATCGGTGAAATCATCGGCCTGCTGCAATCGCCCGCTAAGAATGTTATCTCTGCGCTTTCGAGCGGGGGTAGCAAACTGGCTGGCATCCTCAAAACGCTTTCCGAAAAAGAAGAGAATGCAGGCTAA
- the rplA gene encoding 50S ribosomal protein L1: MAAISKKRKEALAKHDLTQVRNLLEAAQVVKDISYTKFDASVDIDVRLGVDPRKADQMVRGVATLPHGTGKVVRVLALVTPDKEAEATAAGADFVGLDDYIAKIEKGWTDVDVIITMPSVMAKVGRLGRVLGPRGLMPNPKSGTVTTDVAKAVQEVKAGKIDFKVDKTGIIHCSVGKVSFDPTKLAENALEVIQTLGRLKPSSSKGTYIRSITLSSTMSPGVPVDSTVSSAN; this comes from the coding sequence ATGGCAGCAATCAGCAAAAAGCGCAAGGAAGCCCTTGCCAAACACGACCTGACGCAGGTACGCAACCTGCTCGAAGCCGCGCAAGTGGTGAAAGACATTTCCTATACCAAGTTCGACGCCTCAGTTGACATTGACGTGCGCCTGGGTGTAGACCCCCGCAAAGCTGACCAGATGGTACGCGGCGTGGCTACTCTACCCCACGGCACCGGCAAAGTAGTACGCGTACTGGCCCTCGTTACTCCTGACAAGGAGGCCGAAGCCACTGCCGCCGGCGCTGACTTTGTAGGTCTGGACGACTACATCGCCAAAATTGAGAAAGGCTGGACCGATGTGGATGTGATTATCACCATGCCTTCGGTAATGGCTAAAGTTGGCCGTTTAGGCCGGGTATTGGGTCCACGTGGCCTGATGCCGAACCCGAAGTCGGGCACAGTAACAACCGACGTAGCTAAAGCGGTGCAGGAAGTAAAGGCTGGCAAAATCGACTTCAAAGTTGATAAAACCGGTATTATTCACTGCTCGGTGGGTAAGGTTTCATTCGACCCTACCAAGTTAGCCGAAAACGCGCTGGAAGTGATTCAGACCTTGGGGCGCTTAAAGCCGTCATCGTCGAAAGGTACCTATATCCGCAGCATCACGCTCAGCAGCACTATGTCGCCGGGCGTGCCGGTGGACAGCACGGTTTCTTCTGCTAACTAA
- the rplK gene encoding 50S ribosomal protein L11 — MAKEIRGYLKLQVKGGSANPAPPIGPALGSKGLNIMEFCKQFNARTQDKAGQICPVLITMYTDKSFDFVIKTPPVPVLLMDAAKLQSGSKEPNRNKVGSVTWDQVRTIAETKMPDLNAFKVESAMKQVAGTARSMGITVKGTSPFAE; from the coding sequence ATGGCCAAAGAAATAAGAGGTTATCTGAAGCTTCAGGTAAAGGGAGGCTCCGCGAATCCCGCGCCGCCGATTGGACCTGCGCTTGGTAGTAAGGGCTTGAATATCATGGAATTTTGCAAGCAGTTCAACGCTCGCACCCAGGATAAAGCCGGCCAAATCTGCCCCGTCCTAATTACGATGTACACCGATAAGTCTTTTGACTTCGTCATCAAGACTCCCCCGGTACCGGTTCTCCTCATGGATGCCGCCAAGTTGCAGAGCGGCTCCAAAGAGCCGAACCGTAACAAAGTGGGCTCAGTAACTTGGGACCAGGTGCGGACCATCGCTGAAACCAAAATGCCCGACCTGAACGCTTTCAAAGTGGAGTCGGCCATGAAGCAAGTAGCCGGTACGGCTCGCAGCATGGGTATCACCGTGAAGGGCACTTCGCCGTTTGCTGAATAA
- the nusG gene encoding transcription termination/antitermination protein NusG, with translation MAELNWYVVRSVSGQEKKAKTYMETEIGRHNLQELLPQVLIPVEKVFEMRNGKKRVRERNLYPGYIIIHSDLTHGEVQNIITSTPGVIGFLGDKETKTTNAKPVPLSLTEVNRLLGVVDEAEEKSAELETPFAVGELVKVIDGPFNGFSGNVNEVFEERKKLNVIVKIFGRAQPVELSYTQVEKE, from the coding sequence ATGGCGGAATTAAACTGGTATGTGGTTCGCTCGGTGAGCGGCCAGGAAAAGAAGGCGAAAACATACATGGAGACCGAAATCGGTCGCCACAACTTGCAGGAGTTACTTCCGCAGGTGCTGATTCCGGTGGAAAAGGTCTTCGAGATGCGCAACGGTAAGAAGCGCGTCCGGGAGCGCAACCTGTATCCGGGCTACATCATCATCCATTCCGACTTGACCCACGGGGAGGTGCAGAATATCATCACGTCCACGCCGGGCGTCATCGGTTTCCTAGGCGATAAGGAAACCAAAACCACTAATGCCAAGCCGGTGCCGCTGTCCCTCACAGAGGTGAACCGCCTACTGGGGGTAGTAGACGAAGCAGAAGAAAAATCGGCCGAGTTGGAAACTCCCTTCGCGGTAGGCGAGCTAGTAAAGGTGATTGACGGACCATTCAACGGCTTTAGTGGCAACGTGAACGAGGTGTTCGAGGAGCGCAAAAAGCTCAATGTAATTGTCAAGATTTTCGGCCGTGCGCAGCCGGTCGAGTTAAGCTATACCCAGGTAGAGAAAGAATAG
- the secE gene encoding preprotein translocase subunit SecE, whose amino-acid sequence MAKLNTYFRDTVEEMRYNVTWPSTAELQKSAGLVLIGSLVFAAVVGLMDVSFNSVLQAFYQSFAR is encoded by the coding sequence ATGGCTAAGCTGAATACCTACTTCCGCGACACCGTTGAGGAGATGCGTTATAACGTAACGTGGCCTTCAACTGCTGAGCTGCAAAAAAGTGCCGGTTTGGTACTGATTGGCTCACTGGTGTTTGCCGCCGTGGTAGGCCTAATGGATGTGAGCTTCAACTCGGTCCTACAAGCCTTTTATCAATCTTTCGCCCGTTAG
- the tuf gene encoding elongation factor Tu encodes MAKENFDRSKPHVNIGTIGHVDHGKTTLTAAITSVLANQGLAEKRDFSSIDNAPEEKERGITINTAHVEYSTVNRHYAHVDCPGHADYVKNMVTGAAQMDGAILVVAATDGPMPQTREHILLARQVGVPQLVVFMNKVDMVDDPELLELVEMEIRELLSFYNFDGDNIPVIQGSALGGLNGDANWVPKINELMAAVDSFIPIPARLTELPFLMPVEDVFSITGRGTVATGRIERGIINSGEQVDILGMGAAEGLKSTVTGVEMFRKILDRGEAGDNVGLLLRGIEKEAIRRGMVICKPGSVKPHQKFKAEVYVLSKEEGGRHTPFFNNYRPQFYLRTTDVTGIITLPEGVEMVMPGDNITITVELISKVAMEKGLRFAIREGGRTVGAGQVTEILD; translated from the coding sequence ATGGCTAAAGAAAATTTCGACCGGTCGAAGCCGCACGTAAACATCGGCACCATCGGTCACGTTGACCACGGCAAGACGACTCTGACCGCCGCCATCACTTCGGTGCTGGCCAACCAGGGTCTGGCTGAAAAGCGCGACTTCTCCTCGATTGACAACGCCCCCGAGGAAAAAGAGCGTGGTATCACCATCAACACGGCGCACGTAGAGTATTCAACGGTTAACCGTCACTACGCCCACGTGGACTGCCCCGGCCATGCCGACTATGTGAAGAACATGGTAACGGGTGCAGCTCAAATGGACGGTGCTATCCTCGTGGTAGCCGCCACCGACGGCCCCATGCCCCAGACCCGCGAGCACATCCTGCTGGCCCGTCAGGTAGGCGTACCTCAGTTGGTAGTATTCATGAACAAAGTAGACATGGTGGATGACCCCGAGCTGCTTGAGCTCGTGGAAATGGAAATCCGCGAACTCCTCTCGTTCTACAACTTTGACGGCGACAACATTCCGGTTATCCAGGGCTCGGCCCTGGGCGGCCTGAACGGCGATGCCAACTGGGTGCCCAAAATCAACGAGCTGATGGCGGCGGTTGACTCGTTCATTCCGATTCCCGCTCGTCTCACCGAACTGCCCTTCCTGATGCCGGTAGAAGACGTGTTTTCGATTACGGGTCGTGGCACGGTTGCCACCGGTCGTATTGAGCGCGGTATTATCAACTCGGGCGAGCAAGTTGACATCCTCGGGATGGGCGCTGCCGAAGGTCTGAAATCGACGGTAACGGGCGTGGAAATGTTCCGCAAAATCCTGGACCGTGGTGAAGCTGGTGATAACGTAGGTTTGCTGCTTCGTGGTATTGAAAAAGAGGCTATCCGTCGCGGCATGGTTATCTGCAAGCCCGGCTCGGTAAAGCCCCACCAGAAGTTCAAGGCTGAAGTGTACGTACTTTCGAAAGAGGAAGGCGGCCGCCACACCCCGTTCTTCAACAACTACCGCCCGCAGTTCTACCTGCGTACCACCGATGTTACTGGTATCATCACCCTGCCCGAGGGCGTGGAGATGGTAATGCCTGGCGACAACATCACCATTACCGTTGAGCTTATCAGTAAGGTGGCGATGGAGAAAGGCCTCCGTTTCGCTATCCGTGAGGGTGGCCGTACGGTAGGTGCCGGTCAGGTAACCGAAATCCTCGACTAG